In the Erythrolamprus reginae isolate rEryReg1 chromosome 13, rEryReg1.hap1, whole genome shotgun sequence genome, one interval contains:
- the LOC139175442 gene encoding cystatin-like, with product MVHPQLPVPGLLGLFGALLVLSPQVATWAAKGFTPSCSRDPGMMKALEEATRQYHEDRPQNPNYAKPRVLEGYYPEKVEGVYFLKLEMVQTKCKQGAGKKLSYMEIQKCPQFTPKPQIQACYFSLFTLPTPQQKMAVSMSSCTRPTSSGQSTSGVHAKL from the exons ATGGTGCACCCCCAGCTGCCCGTCCCGGGCCTTCTCGGTCTCTTcggggccctcttggtgttgtcCCCTCAGGTGGCAACGTGGGCCGCGAAGGGTTTCACCCCGAGCTGCAGCAGAGATCCTGGGATGATGAAAGCCCTCGAGGAGGCCACGCGGCAATACCACGAGGACAGGCCTCAGAACCCCAACTATGCCAAGCCGCGGGTGTTGGAGGGGTACTATCCG GAGAAAGTCGAGGGCGTATACTTCCTTAAATTGGAGATGGTGCAAACAAAGTGTAAACAGGGGGCCGGTAAGAAACTGAGTTATATGGAGATCCAGAAATGTCCACAATTTACACCGAAACCGCAG aTACAAGCCTGCTACTTTTCACTTTTCACTCTACCCACCCCTCAGCAGAAAATGGCCGTCTCTATGAGCTCCTGTACCAGACCTACATCTAGCGGCCAATCAACTTCCGGTGTGCACGCCAAGCTTTGA
- the LOC139175444 gene encoding cystatin-like, which produces MVRPQLPVASLLGLFSALLLLFPEVLMETPEGPCEGTVLNRVQQEALSVGIGNYNRRSGDSANYFKVLLVAKKVTQGKCFINVEMVKTTCEKKAGTIRNYEEIQKCDPLPGNPPKLMCYISIHTAPSDPNKVIYANSLCR; this is translated from the exons ATGGTGCGCCCCCAGCTGCCTGTCGCCTCCCTTCTGGGCCTCTTCAGCGCCCTCCTCCTGCTGTTCCCGGAGGTGCTGATGGAGACCCCCGAGGGTCCTTGCGAAGGGACCGTTCTTAATCGAGTGCAGCAGGAAGCCCTCAGCGTGGGCATCGGCAATTACAACAGACGCAGCGGCGACAGTGCCAACTATTTCAAAGTGTTGCTAGTTGCGAAG AAAGTAACTCAGGGCAAATGCTTTATCAACGTGGAGATGGTGAAAACGACATGTGAGAAGAAGGCCGGTACGATAAGGAACTATGAGGAGATCCAGAAATGTGATCCACTTCCAGGGAATCCGCCG AAACTAATGTGCTACATTTCAATTCATACTGCTCCCTCCGACCCCAACAAAGTGATCTACGCAAACAGCTTGTGTAGATGA
- the LOC139175441 gene encoding cystatin-like — MVHPQLPVPGLLGLFGALLVLSPQVATWASKGLTQSCVRDPAVPKALEAATEQYHEDYPKLPYYRKPRIVEGYYPENIEGVYHFTLEMVKTDCKKHEGEKLTYQEIQKCPLFSETPEVQTCYFSLFTPPAPQQNMGVSMSYCPKPV; from the exons ATGGTGCACCCCCAGCTGCCCGTCCCGGGCCTTCTCGGTCTCTTcggggccctcttggtgttgtcCCCTCAGGTGGCAACGTGGGCCTCGAAGGGTTTAACCCAGAGCTGCGTCAGAGATCCTGCGGTGCCGAAAGCCCTCGAGGCGGCCACGGAACAATACCATGAGGACTATCCTAAGCTTCCCTACTATCGCAAGCCGCGCATTGTGGAGGGGTACTATCCG GAGAACATCGAGGGCGTATACCATTTTACGTTGGAGATGGTGAAAACAGACTGTAAAAAGCATGAGGGTGAGAAATTGACTTATCAGGAGATCCAGAAATGTCCACTATTTTCAGAGACACCGGAG gTACAAACCTGCTACTTTTCACTTTTCACTCCACCCGCCCCTCAGCAGAATATGGGCGTGTCTATGAGCTACTGTCCTAAACCTGTGTAG